One window of Thermus hydrothermalis genomic DNA carries:
- the topA gene encoding type I DNA topoisomerase yields MPKKRTQGTSAPAKGGATTLVVVESPAKAKSIQKMLGPAYEVRASRGHVADLPERDLGVDVERDFAPTYEVKKDKKPVVEELKRAAQGKRLLIATDPDREGEAIGWHVARLLGRNPQEPIRVEFHEITPKVVRQAVEHPRPIDQNLVDAQQARRVLDRLLGYNLSPLLSLEFRKRALSAGRVQSVALRLVVEREEEIEAFQREAYWLLKGLFQAAGKTFPALLHEVDGKRLWAGQGEKEGKLHLKTEAEAKALAEEARKRPYRVVRVEVKERRKSPPPPFTTSTLQQAASSRLGYTASRTMRIAQRLYEGVDLPEGTVGLITYMRTDSVRISPEALALAREVIAERFGPSFLPEAPRVYKNRKEGVQDAHEAIRPTDPRRTPESVRKYLSEEEYRLYDLIWRRFLASQMKDALYEQTAVVLEGQGTPRLLFRASGSVLKFEGYLKAWGKEEEDEEPPVPPVPEGSEAQLLEITPEERFTEPPPRYTDASLVKTMEELGIGRPSTYAPTLETLEKRGYVERRGRTLLPTPLGREVTHYLKERFPQVVAYEFTARMEDRLDQVEEGKAPWPQVVWEFYEPFLGELAQVPKKTCPRCGRPLELKVSRYGQFLGCTGYPECTYTEPLEKREAEPIGEACPKCGKPLLRKEGRYGSFIACSGYPACDYTRDDGRPTGHTCPKCGGRVLEKRSKRGKPYYKCEENACDFLSFYPLLDQTCPSCGWPLVKKGEGACINPGCPAHDPKLLPAPKTPGPAKGKRKAPSAPKLPQDFEALKAFLPSLKEEERQAVEALAQGKKLSPEEAALAKRALFKLRMQKGRAKKEVAPA; encoded by the coding sequence ATGCCGAAGAAGCGCACGCAAGGGACCAGCGCACCGGCCAAGGGCGGGGCCACCACCTTGGTGGTGGTGGAGTCCCCCGCCAAGGCCAAGAGCATCCAGAAGATGCTGGGCCCCGCCTACGAGGTGCGGGCAAGCCGCGGCCACGTGGCCGACCTCCCCGAGCGGGATTTGGGCGTGGACGTGGAGCGGGACTTCGCCCCCACCTACGAGGTGAAGAAGGACAAGAAGCCCGTGGTGGAGGAGCTCAAGCGGGCGGCCCAGGGCAAGCGCCTCCTCATCGCCACCGACCCCGACCGGGAAGGGGAGGCCATCGGCTGGCACGTGGCGAGGCTTTTGGGCCGCAACCCCCAAGAGCCCATCCGGGTGGAGTTCCACGAGATCACCCCCAAGGTGGTGCGCCAAGCGGTGGAACACCCCCGCCCCATTGACCAGAACCTGGTGGACGCCCAGCAGGCCCGCCGGGTCTTGGACCGCCTCTTGGGCTACAACCTCTCCCCCCTCCTCTCCCTGGAGTTCCGCAAGCGGGCCCTCTCCGCCGGCCGGGTGCAGAGCGTGGCCCTGAGGCTTGTGGTGGAGCGGGAGGAGGAGATTGAGGCCTTCCAACGGGAGGCGTACTGGCTCCTCAAAGGCCTCTTCCAGGCGGCGGGAAAGACCTTCCCCGCCCTCCTCCACGAGGTGGACGGCAAGCGCCTTTGGGCGGGGCAAGGGGAGAAGGAGGGGAAGCTCCACCTCAAGACGGAGGCGGAGGCCAAGGCCCTGGCGGAGGAGGCCCGGAAGCGCCCCTACCGGGTGGTCCGGGTGGAGGTGAAGGAAAGGCGCAAGTCCCCCCCGCCCCCCTTCACCACCTCCACCCTCCAGCAAGCGGCAAGCAGCCGCTTGGGCTACACGGCAAGCCGCACCATGCGCATTGCCCAGCGCCTCTACGAGGGGGTGGACCTCCCCGAGGGCACCGTGGGCCTCATCACCTACATGCGCACGGACTCGGTGCGCATCTCCCCCGAGGCCCTGGCCCTGGCCCGGGAGGTCATCGCCGAGCGCTTCGGGCCAAGCTTCCTCCCCGAGGCCCCCCGGGTCTACAAAAACCGCAAGGAAGGCGTGCAGGATGCCCACGAGGCCATCCGTCCCACCGACCCAAGGCGCACCCCGGAAAGCGTGCGCAAGTACCTTTCTGAGGAGGAGTACCGCCTCTACGACCTCATCTGGCGGCGGTTTTTGGCGAGCCAGATGAAGGACGCCCTCTACGAGCAGACGGCGGTGGTCCTCGAGGGCCAAGGAACCCCCCGCCTCCTCTTCCGTGCCTCGGGCTCGGTGCTCAAGTTTGAGGGCTACCTGAAGGCCTGGGGCAAGGAGGAAGAGGACGAGGAACCCCCGGTGCCCCCGGTGCCGGAAGGCTCCGAGGCCCAGCTTCTGGAAATCACCCCCGAAGAGCGCTTCACCGAGCCCCCGCCCCGCTACACGGACGCCAGCCTGGTGAAGACCATGGAGGAGCTGGGCATCGGCCGCCCCTCCACTTACGCCCCCACCCTGGAAACCTTGGAAAAACGTGGGTACGTGGAGCGCAGGGGGCGCACCCTCCTCCCCACCCCCTTGGGCCGGGAGGTGACCCATTACCTGAAGGAGCGCTTCCCCCAGGTGGTGGCCTACGAGTTCACCGCCCGCATGGAAGACCGCCTGGACCAGGTGGAGGAGGGCAAGGCCCCTTGGCCCCAGGTGGTCTGGGAGTTCTACGAGCCCTTCTTGGGGGAACTGGCCCAGGTGCCCAAGAAGACCTGCCCCCGGTGCGGCCGCCCCTTGGAGCTCAAGGTGAGCCGCTACGGGCAGTTCCTGGGCTGCACCGGCTACCCGGAGTGCACCTACACCGAGCCCCTGGAAAAGCGGGAGGCGGAGCCCATAGGGGAAGCCTGCCCCAAGTGCGGCAAGCCCCTTCTGCGCAAGGAAGGCCGCTACGGGAGCTTCATCGCCTGCTCGGGCTACCCGGCGTGCGACTACACCCGGGACGATGGCCGGCCCACGGGGCACACCTGCCCCAAGTGCGGCGGCCGGGTACTGGAAAAAAGGAGCAAGCGGGGCAAGCCCTACTACAAGTGCGAGGAAAACGCCTGCGATTTCCTCTCCTTCTATCCCCTCCTGGACCAAACCTGCCCAAGCTGCGGCTGGCCTTTGGTCAAAAAGGGGGAGGGCGCCTGCATCAACCCGGGCTGCCCGGCGCACGACCCCAAGCTCCTTCCCGCCCCCAAAACCCCAGGCCCCGCCAAGGGCAAGCGAAAGGCCCCAAGCGCCCCCAAACTCCCCCAGGACTTTGAGGCCTTAAAGGCTTTTCTCCCAAGCCTGAAGGAGGAAGAACGCCAGGCGGTGGAGGCCTTAGCCCAGGGGAAGAAGCTTTCCCCAGAGGAAGCCGCCTTGGCCAAGCGGGCCCTCTTTAAGCTCCGGATGCAAAAGGGCCGGGCCAAGAAGGAGGTGGCCCCCGCCTGA
- a CDS encoding prepilin-type N-terminal cleavage/methylation domain-containing protein produces MKAKGFTLIELAIVIVIIGILVAIAVPRFVDLTDQANEANVNATAAAVRSAYAIATVQAKGVPTCAQIFANLEGGSASGNTWTSSDGGTSVSCNATNDTLTITRGTKTVTLSYAIN; encoded by the coding sequence ATGAAGGCAAAAGGCTTCACGCTGATAGAGCTCGCTATCGTAATCGTCATCATCGGGATCCTGGTGGCCATCGCCGTGCCGCGGTTTGTGGACCTCACCGACCAAGCCAACGAAGCCAATGTCAACGCTACCGCAGCTGCAGTGCGCTCCGCTTACGCTATCGCCACTGTTCAGGCCAAAGGCGTCCCCACCTGTGCTCAGATCTTCGCTAACTTGGAAGGTGGCTCAGCCAGCGGAAATACCTGGACTTCCAGCGATGGGGGAACGAGTGTAAGCTGCAATGCCACTAACGACACGCTGACCATCACCCGAGGCACCAAGACCGTCACTCTCAGCTACGCAATCAACTGA
- a CDS encoding O-antigen ligase family protein codes for MGTPSRPTLLEGVLLLSLFAGLTAINPWGQGHEAIWNAPREAGMAAFVLLTLLGVLVRKSRLPHLGSEGLALLASLGFLLSGIAATLLSPQPIWSFTGYSSVGDGLRFWALGVAFAWATYLALKTGLVSPKRLAATLFLGLGLHTLAIFPQVWNWKLDYTHTQGQTYVRCFDEAKTQCQENPKATASGVHQGQMPIGLTSHRGHAAGVLALLGLFVAGHYLGKPSRRLLFLFALGSLALWFTQTRGGWLALWVPLLSLGLFWARPMRTPGVWRLLAAGALTFGVYWGATHLHLVEFRRFFAELGADFAEANAFSSGRLELWQKALEALPLRPLLGWGFDGFARAYPYAVDWNGKEQDQMPIALTPPVRVIQGEDRLIYLEDAKGLRLLAPSPYAKAHNLVLDLILSVGILGGLAYLLWLGLTLGQASWDRLPWVLVLVGYILYGLTWYDSVHVTPIALLALGAFWVRDETWQKA; via the coding sequence ATGGGCACCCCCTCGAGGCCTACCCTCCTCGAGGGGGTTCTTTTACTGAGCCTGTTCGCAGGCCTCACCGCCATCAACCCTTGGGGCCAGGGGCACGAGGCCATCTGGAACGCTCCACGAGAGGCTGGAATGGCCGCCTTCGTCCTCTTGACGCTCCTCGGGGTGCTCGTCCGGAAAAGCCGCCTGCCCCACCTTGGAAGCGAGGGCTTGGCCCTCCTCGCCTCTTTGGGCTTTCTCCTTTCAGGCATCGCCGCCACGCTCCTTTCGCCCCAACCCATCTGGAGCTTTACCGGGTATTCCAGCGTGGGGGATGGGCTGCGGTTTTGGGCGCTAGGGGTGGCCTTCGCCTGGGCGACCTACCTGGCCCTAAAAACGGGCCTCGTTTCCCCCAAGCGCCTCGCAGCCACGCTTTTCCTCGGCTTGGGTCTGCATACCCTGGCCATATTCCCCCAGGTCTGGAACTGGAAGCTGGACTATACGCACACCCAAGGCCAAACGTACGTAAGGTGCTTTGACGAAGCCAAAACCCAGTGCCAAGAAAACCCCAAGGCCACCGCCTCCGGCGTGCACCAAGGGCAGATGCCCATCGGCCTCACCTCCCACCGGGGGCACGCCGCTGGGGTTCTCGCTTTGCTTGGGCTTTTCGTGGCCGGGCATTACCTGGGTAAGCCAAGCCGGCGGCTCCTCTTCCTCTTCGCCCTGGGAAGCCTCGCCCTCTGGTTCACGCAAACCCGTGGCGGATGGCTCGCCCTTTGGGTACCCCTCCTCTCCCTGGGGCTGTTTTGGGCACGTCCCATGCGAACCCCTGGGGTCTGGAGGCTCCTCGCCGCCGGAGCCCTTACCTTCGGCGTTTACTGGGGAGCAACCCACCTCCATCTCGTGGAATTCCGAAGGTTTTTTGCCGAGCTGGGCGCAGATTTCGCCGAGGCCAACGCCTTCAGTTCTGGTCGGCTGGAGCTTTGGCAAAAGGCTCTGGAAGCCTTACCCCTACGGCCCCTTTTGGGTTGGGGTTTTGATGGGTTCGCCCGAGCTTACCCCTACGCCGTAGACTGGAACGGGAAGGAGCAAGACCAGATGCCCATCGCCCTCACGCCCCCCGTGCGGGTTATCCAAGGCGAGGACCGCCTTATTTACCTGGAAGACGCCAAAGGCCTTCGTCTCCTCGCCCCGTCCCCCTACGCCAAGGCCCACAACCTGGTGCTGGACCTCATCTTGTCGGTGGGCATTCTAGGGGGCCTCGCCTATCTTCTATGGCTCGGCCTCACCCTCGGCCAGGCCTCTTGGGACAGGCTCCCATGGGTCCTCGTCCTGGTCGGGTATATCCTTTATGGGCTTACCTGGTACGATAGCGTCCACGTCACCCCCATCGCCCTTCTTGCCTTGGGCGCATTCTGGGTACGGGACGAAACATGGCAAAAGGCTTGA
- a CDS encoding prepilin-type N-terminal cleavage/methylation domain-containing protein, with the protein MVKQQGLTLAELAVAMLLAGLLALALSTLLLSGMRSQEEGSLLQAQALMADLRGYLGKDLRSATSVGLTNASSTGFVVQVSASPNPLCVQYRLQAGRLQRALWSANSCGNGTNTGFQDLLAPALLPNAAFCYEDERVYLMDAPCDLNVLDGKNLTLRVGGRDYRFPPVVVALRTG; encoded by the coding sequence GTGGTGAAGCAACAGGGTCTAACCCTTGCGGAGCTGGCCGTCGCCATGCTCCTGGCTGGCCTTCTAGCCCTAGCCCTTTCCACCCTTCTCCTCTCCGGTATGCGAAGCCAAGAGGAGGGAAGCCTCCTACAGGCCCAAGCCCTCATGGCGGACCTCAGGGGCTACCTGGGCAAGGATCTGCGCAGCGCCACCAGCGTCGGCCTTACCAACGCTAGCTCTACAGGCTTTGTGGTCCAGGTGAGCGCTTCCCCAAACCCCCTCTGTGTGCAGTACCGCCTGCAAGCGGGCCGCCTCCAAAGAGCCTTGTGGTCGGCAAATAGCTGCGGCAACGGCACGAATACGGGCTTCCAGGACCTCCTCGCCCCTGCCCTTCTTCCCAATGCCGCCTTCTGCTACGAAGACGAGAGGGTTTACCTGATGGACGCCCCGTGCGACCTCAATGTCCTAGACGGCAAAAACCTTACCCTCCGGGTAGGAGGACGTGACTACCGTTTCCCACCTGTGGTGGTGGCCTTGCGCACTGGATAA
- a CDS encoding type II secretion system protein, which translates to MRAKGRGFTLTELALVLVILGLLAAIAVPKFVDLSQEAEKAAARQTLMALNSTVRILTVKLGRPPGLDEVWEALDSPYKKDTWEEPFLKRNPYGPYNYQIILRYRPGREYCMDGYNPFGQLAQAGNPATQPEARIVVFRPYTSGISAYCQGEF; encoded by the coding sequence ATGCGGGCCAAAGGCCGTGGCTTTACCCTGACAGAGCTTGCCCTGGTGCTGGTCATTTTGGGGCTTCTCGCCGCCATCGCCGTTCCCAAGTTTGTAGACCTATCCCAGGAGGCGGAAAAGGCTGCGGCGCGCCAGACCCTCATGGCCCTGAACTCCACCGTGCGCATCCTCACCGTCAAGCTTGGGCGCCCTCCGGGGCTAGATGAGGTCTGGGAAGCGCTGGACTCGCCTTATAAGAAGGATACCTGGGAAGAGCCTTTCCTAAAGCGAAACCCTTATGGCCCCTACAACTACCAAATCATCCTCCGCTACCGGCCAGGGCGGGAGTACTGCATGGACGGGTACAACCCCTTTGGCCAGCTGGCCCAAGCGGGGAACCCCGCCACCCAACCGGAGGCCCGCATCGTGGTATTCCGCCCTTATACCTCCGGGATAAGCGCCTATTGCCAGGGGGAGTTCTGA
- a CDS encoding type II secretion system protein: MTLVELALVLLVVGILAAVAVPRYLDLQAEARKAQQQEVLRNLRSAYAIFIAQNRTVPTWNQLKALLGNPQDLRLSSSCPSGTTVAYWDHNHNAACNAGERLAYLYADEACSVFLIAVSSTTVTVPIRCFRGHPDTLE; this comes from the coding sequence TTGACCCTAGTAGAGCTCGCCCTTGTCCTCCTAGTAGTAGGCATCCTCGCCGCTGTGGCTGTGCCTCGCTACCTGGACCTCCAGGCCGAAGCTCGCAAAGCCCAGCAACAAGAGGTTCTAAGGAACCTCCGCTCCGCCTACGCCATCTTCATCGCCCAAAACAGAACCGTACCCACATGGAACCAACTCAAAGCCCTTTTGGGAAACCCCCAGGATCTTAGGCTTTCCTCTTCCTGCCCCTCTGGAACCACCGTGGCCTACTGGGACCATAACCACAACGCCGCCTGCAACGCCGGGGAACGTCTGGCTTACCTGTATGCGGACGAGGCCTGCTCGGTCTTTCTCATCGCGGTGAGCTCCACCACGGTTACCGTGCCCATTCGCTGCTTTCGCGGGCACCCGGATACGCTAGAGTGA
- a CDS encoding VanW family protein — protein MRQGLWLLLLLGLGGAWGQGSPLEALLVLQEDVIEEGRLVAYTGVERYPVASEAELKALLKRLARPPRPPRFVYQEGRWRGVEKKGLAFDEALALQAYREALGQGKKSFRLPVRYTPPSPSLKDLYALGVREHLATGETDFRGSSRERAHNLLLASSRLDGLLIPRGTFSFNQALGPITEEEGYKEAFVIVGDRTEEGVGGGVCQVSTTLFRAFFFAGLPILERHAHSYQVAYYKPPGLDAAVIQPYKDLKALNDTPGHILVQRSVVGTKLRFHLFGTKDREVSWEGPFLSERKPPLPPKEVLDPSLPPGVRKQVDFAAEGARVEVRRKVRYADGRVREDRFVSVYRPWGAVYLVGPSPTPKAPPVPPAGGGGAP, from the coding sequence ATGCGCCAGGGGCTATGGCTTCTTCTCCTTCTCGGGCTTGGCGGGGCCTGGGGGCAGGGTTCGCCTCTGGAGGCTCTTTTGGTGCTTCAGGAGGACGTTATAGAGGAGGGGAGGCTTGTGGCCTACACGGGGGTAGAGCGTTACCCCGTGGCCTCGGAGGCGGAGCTAAAAGCCCTCCTCAAGCGCCTCGCCCGCCCACCCCGCCCGCCCCGCTTTGTCTACCAGGAAGGCCGGTGGCGGGGGGTGGAGAAGAAGGGGCTCGCCTTTGACGAAGCTTTGGCCCTACAGGCCTACCGGGAAGCCCTGGGCCAAGGGAAGAAGAGCTTCCGGCTTCCCGTACGCTACACCCCGCCAAGCCCAAGCCTAAAGGACCTTTACGCCCTGGGGGTGCGGGAGCACCTGGCCACGGGAGAGACGGACTTCAGGGGGTCCAGCCGGGAGCGGGCCCATAACCTCCTTCTCGCCTCCAGCAGGCTGGACGGCCTCCTCATCCCCAGAGGGACCTTCTCCTTCAACCAGGCCCTGGGGCCCATCACGGAGGAGGAAGGCTACAAGGAGGCCTTCGTCATCGTGGGGGACCGCACGGAGGAGGGGGTGGGGGGCGGGGTGTGCCAGGTGTCCACCACCCTTTTCCGCGCCTTCTTCTTCGCCGGCCTGCCCATCCTGGAGCGCCACGCCCACAGCTACCAGGTGGCCTACTACAAGCCCCCCGGCCTGGATGCGGCGGTCATCCAGCCCTACAAGGACCTAAAGGCCCTAAACGACACCCCGGGGCACATCCTGGTCCAGCGCTCCGTGGTGGGCACCAAGCTCCGCTTCCACCTTTTCGGGACCAAGGACCGGGAGGTTTCCTGGGAGGGCCCCTTCCTCAGCGAGCGCAAGCCGCCCCTTCCCCCCAAGGAGGTCCTGGACCCGTCCTTGCCCCCGGGCGTGCGCAAGCAAGTGGATTTCGCCGCCGAAGGGGCCCGGGTGGAGGTACGGCGCAAGGTGCGCTACGCCGACGGCCGGGTGCGGGAGGACCGCTTTGTAAGCGTCTACCGCCCCTGGGGGGCGGTCTATCTCGTGGGGCCTAGCCCCACTCCAAAAGCACCGCCCGTTCCACCGGCAGGAGGCGGTGGGGCTCCGTGA